DNA sequence from the Gadus morhua chromosome 21, gadMor3.0, whole genome shotgun sequence genome:
GGAACGCAAACTAATTTAAACACAATAGCGTGCGTGTGGTGATTCAGGGGATAGGAAATCAGAGATGAGGTGTAGAGTGAAGAGCCCACAAGCCAGAATAATTACAAGTTCAAGGGTGAGAAATGGATGCTGGCTGGGATgtgtaaataaatgtatgttGGATACATTTATTCAATGAGACCATGCAAAGACTTTACCACAAGACCACAGCTTTGGCCCAAAAACGCAACAAAAGTCCAGTTGAATTTGGACAAATAAATCTTCCTTATACAAAATTACACCGCATCTTTAGGCAACTGCATTAAAACATAGAAACAAGAAAACAAGGGAGTTCCAAAgatcattaaaaaatatatcaaaagGATGATAGGGGATTAGGTACACACAAGAAACATCGGAGAGCCAGAAAAGATATTCCTAATCAACAAGCCAGTAAGGGAGGAAGTGTCTGGGTgtttctgtggatgtgtgtgtgtgtgtgtgtttctgtgcgttttctcgtatgtggtgtgtgtgtgtgtgtgtgtgtgtgtgtgtgtgtgtgtgtgtgtgtgtgtgtgtgtgtgtgtgtgtgtgtgtgtgtgtgtgtgtgtgtgtgtgtgtgtgtgtgtgtgtgtgtggtgtgtgtgtgtgtgtgtgtctgtgtgtgtgtgtgtgtgtgtgtgtgtgtgtgtgtgtgtgtgtgtgtgtgtgtgtgtgtgtgtgtgtgtgtgtgtgtggggggggacacTATGTGGGGAAACACTATTGTTGATGAGGTCGACTTATCCGTGCTGCCGCTGCCAGAGCCACGGTTCATCAGTGGGTCCCTCTTCCTCTTATGGGACACACCTTGGACATTTTTAATGGTTTGTCCCTGCCGTCATTTCATAAGACCATGAGATTGTGTTCAAAAAGTAATGAAGTACCTTTTAATACGTCCCTCATTTAAGAGTTCACCTAGAATCTGCCTAGCCACCCCACTCCACCCCtcctacttattgtatgttgtacgtcctggcatttaatctacgcacttattgtgtgtcgcGCTTAGTTATAGTGCTTAGTTGTGAAGCATCTCATCCCAGCTATCTTATCCCAGCTATCTATGTTGTGTACATGCGAAgtgttaacctagcgattgttaatCCTTGGCACTTGGATTTATGAACATCCTGACTACCATagattgtttctctttcttctgacagagGAACTTACTGTAAGTTGCTTCGGATAAAAGTGTCCTTGAATGTTGGATAAAATGCCttgtatgtaaatgtaaatgtcacgCAGACGTCCTCCGGAGACCCGGGGAGGAGCACCTGTACCGCCCTCCCCCATCAAAAACCTCCCCATCAAAGTGGGGAAGAAGACATTAGGCACTGCTGCCTGCAACCCACACGTTTATTTCATTTgaatttatttaataatttcatCATATATCAGAGTCATTTAAAAGGTTGAACATGTGGCCAAATCACAATCTAAATGGATGAGGTTCCATTGACCATGCTCATCGTGGTTCACAGCATAGCTAGGAATGGAAGAACTCTTCTTATGGGTGATTCTTCACCATGATCATTTGATCAGATTCGCGCACTTGCAGGTGGCTGGGCACGAGGAGGCCACCTGCGTGTGGCCGCAGCCCCACTGCTGCGCCAGGTACGCACAGTTACTGTACTGATCAGTATGGGGACAGGGGTTGGCtgtggcagacacacagagagagagagggatagagagagcaaTGGTTACATGGGGACTGTCTGACAGATAGGACAGCATGCACATGGTGAACATCAGGGAAGGTCCATGATTGATTCACATAAAGGTTTGTGATCAGTCAGCCTGGGGACACGACCATAGGCTTGTATAAACTGGAAATGGCTTAATGGAGCTGAGGAGAggtagtgtgttggtgtgtgtgtgtgtgtgtggcgggggttGCCTCGGCCACTTACTGCACAGTTTATCGTCACAGTCATTGGGACAATCTCCGCAAGTGGGTCCGGAATTGTATGGCACGGCAAACCCGTAGTTCCCGCTGTGACGTAGGCAAAGGATATCATGCATTAAACCTCACCGACAGACCGCTGGAAACCAGTTGACCATCTACTCTGCAACCGATGGATTCATAGAACTGTCAAAGCGGATGGTTTATATTGAAGGTCCTGTTTGAGTCTATCTATCTGTTATATCAGAGAGTCTACACAAAGTACAATATGAACATTTCATAGAGGGCAAAGAATTCAAATTGGAATATGACAACTTGGCGCTTACGCTGGGCAGTACTGGCAGACGAAGAAGTACTTGTAGTACGTCTCGGAGTTGGGGCAGTAAGCCATCCCACAGCCGATCACGTTTGACCGGTACCACACAACCTGTGCGCAGAGAAGGAAAACAGGAAATTATCGTCTCCATGGCAATTTCCTATTTTTCAGTAGTATTTGACTCGAGGTATCTCTAAACGGAGGCATAACAGAGGGTAGGGGGATTCAACGAAGGACTGCGAAGGGGAATGAACCGAAGCTGGGACACCTGGGTGTAATGTCCGACAGGGCGTCCGTTGTAGGATCCGACACCGTACTTCCAGTCCTGCACCTCGTTGTACCAGGCCTGGATGGAGTTGGTCCAGCTGTTTTTATAGCTGGCGGTGGCAAGGTTCTCACCACAGTCACCGGCTGCAGGTGGAGAAAGACAGGGATATAGGAGAGGATTCCTTCAAAGGGGAGTTTGAGATGCTACCTTTGTAGCATCTCAAAAATTGCAATTTACAGGTCTTCTGATCTTTGTCAAACCTCTTGTGGATGCGGTACATCTAACCAATCACATTGTAGAGCTTGGTTCTTGTAGAGCACATATTTCTCAAATACAGAGCAGTGCGCCACAGTACCGACCTTTCAATACACATAATGTACACAGAGGACAGCATGCAAGGACAGCTTCCAAGAGTATCAACCCAGGTTGTGCTTACTGCTGATCCGTCTGAAGGCTGCAGTGCTGTGCTTCATGGAGCAGGTGTCGGCCCATTGCTGAGCGTTGGCTGCAGCCTCGCTGCtccatgtctttgtgtgtgtgtttttatgtgtgcgcgtgtgtgtttttgtgtggggaGGAAGAAGACAAAGGGTCAGCTGATTCCTCCACTGGACATGCTACATCACCACCACAGTTTCGCAAACATTCGGGGGGCCAATCCAGTGAGAGAAGAGGTCCAAGAAAGCGTTCATTTGTAAAGAAAACGATGTAAACACTGAAGGACAAACAAACACTGATGTCCCATGAATGTTGCGTTGGGCGCTTTGGGTCCACATTGACAGCGTGGACGTGCAGCGCGGGGTTTACCATCTTCAGCATGTTGCTGGCGGTCGGCTGGACTCCTCTCCTCAGGGCGTTGTGCTTCTCCACGATCTCCTCCTGCTCTGAGGGCCACAACCACACGGGGGAAGAGCAAAGACCAATACATCAAGTGTGCAATTCAGACATGGATACAAAAGTGGTTGCGCTGTTGAAACGACGATGATCCCTGAAGCACACGGGGCTGGTCAGAGACCGGCGGGCCGCACTCACCTGCCTTCGGGCGGGGAGACACCAGTGGAGAAACGAGAAGGACAGAAAGAGTCGTTACTGTCTTTGGAGATAAGTCAACGGTGGCCATAGAGATACCGAAATTGATGATGTAAAAACGCTATCATATGCCATTAGTAGTTTGAATAACTGAATGAAGTGAGGCTTACAGTAGTGGCGGCCACTGCGGTGGTGCTGGGCACCTGCAAGGCCAGGAGACCGCAAGCGCACAGGAAGGCAAAGGTGTAGATCTTCATGGTTGACTGCAGAGACGTCCGCTGACGCAGGTTATATAGCCAAacaacacgcacaaacgcacacacacaaacgcacacatatcaATTTGCCTTGTTCGTTGCCTATGGAGGCTTATGTGTActtgacaaacaaaaaatatCATTCTTGTATGTGAGTGGACATTTGGTTGGGTGTGGGGCTGAGAGAGGAAACATATTTGATATTAGTGATAGTGCTTTGACATATACATACTGACATAAATGTCTAAGTCCCCATGCACTTAAAAAGGTAACTCGCATTATGGCAACACAATCTATCATACATTTTCCAAAAAGTACGTTTCCATGTAGACCAGGTTCCCCACCAGACCAAGATAACCAAACCAATGATTATATTCAACCTTGGTCTCTGTAAATATTGATATATAAACAGCTATAAACTTCCTTAAGGGCAATATCTGCAGCACACAATATTTGCAGAAGTTTAATTGTTTACTGGTTAGAGAAGTGAGGGCATTAGTCTTCGACTAACAAGTTTCCATCTTCTTGAAACAGGATCCTCTTTATCAGACAGGACATAGGCAAGAATCTCCCAGACATATATGCTGGTACATTAACAAGAGCATGTGAGGTATTTTCACGTAAACACGACCGCCACTGTTTACGTGAAAACACTGCTGCTACTGTGAGCAATGCCCTTCTTCAGAAAGCACCGCTAAACCCAACGCCTTTTTGACTGTGGAGTGTTCCTTTCGCTCCCAGCTTTAGACCGCTATATTAGACGGCTTTGAATCCTCCATTCTGACTGGTCAATTACAGCATTCTACGGTCGGTTGTTTCTGAATAGAAGACCACTGCTATGAATAATAAACTGTTGGTATTTCCAACCGTAGATTCAAACATCCTATTGTATGCTGTTATGTACATGAAattcttatatattttttaagttaAACATCAAAATGTTATACTTTTTGATGACGTTTTCTATTGATGTCACAATTACTATAGagcaaaaaaatgcattatatgatatatgaaGAAAAGTaaataatatcaatatattAAGCCCACCTGTGTCTACTTGTGTCTTCTTGGTCAATATGGTCAAATGTAGCCTGATCTTTCCCTCCGAGTGACCTGCTACTTGCAACACGTAGTCCTGTCCCACAGGGGTCCATGGACTTCAGTAAAGAGCTTCCCAGCTGGTACCACAACTAGTCTGCCACATGACACATTATTATGTGAatttactgtatatatataacagGCTTCCATGTTTTGAAAGAAAATCAATGAAAGTCTGACAGATATTTGACCCTTCCTTAACTAGTAATCTAGgtgtctttttatttattttctcaggAATTTCTTTCATTTTCTGCATTCCGATCTAAAATGAATGTAACACAATTACAGGGGTCAATATCGCAGAGGGCTGATTATAGTGCTATGTTTCACAGTTCTAATTAAATTAAGGGTAATAGATAATCTAATTGAACAATCAACCAATTACAATTTCATATATGGTTGTGTCAGGAATGACCATGACAACTGTGTCCAAAGAGTCGATGCAGGTAGTCATCGCTTATAAAGCTGACGCACCTACATTTGCCTCATTGCAGGTTGAGGGAAACAGTCTATGTCTGAAGAAGAGGATCCTGTTGCCAGAAGATGGAAACTTGATGAAAGGAATCTATTGCCTTCACTTCCCTGACCAGTGAACAAGTAAACTTATGTGTGCTGCAAATATTGCCCTTAAGGCAGTTTAAAGCTGTCTATGTATTAATATTTGCAGAAAGATATTTGCCTATTCCTGCAATAGGTTTAGGCAAATATATTTACACTTCAGAGGTGTTTGTCTCATTTGTTGAGGGGGACATATtgtgaaaacaacacttttccttggatttgggtctctggtgctcccacacgcatacaaactttgaaaaaaagtcAGTACCTGATTtcttgagtgagatatgcatttctgaaagtaccccgcctacagttaccaaacgagccaGTCAGTTTCGGCACCCCCTCCTAAGTCGGAAGGGGGCATAGTTGAATATTACCCCCCACTTCCCCActtcccctccaatcagagcatagctaagattttttttggaccagcggacgagcagctccggcagggggaactcggcggcagctcagctccgggagtacaatccctttctgccggactgccgccgaagctttggcggcagtccagaggaggagacatggacaAGAAAGGgatgtactcccggagctgagctgccggactgccggactgccgcagaGCTACCCCCGCCAGACTTTTCAGCTCCCAGAGGACACCCGCCTGAGCAGCCtgaaagcttcggcggcagttcagctcccggactACACTGCCGGAACtgctggactgccgccgaagcttcggagGCGGCCGGGCGGCTTTGATGGCGGCCGGACTAGTCCTGCAGCTCCGGCggtgccgccgaagcttcggcggccatccggcagctccggcgcagggagctcggcggcagttcGGCATCTTAGCTCCCAGAATACAATCCCTTCCTacttcatggacttcagagagtcatggCCAAAGTTCCCTTCCCCCAATTcatctcaaccatggccgagatatcccccactccgagtctttacttgttgtgaaagtgccagagacgtcagacgcagtctttatgattcataatatcatccgaggcgcgcttttggccgtgatattagatataatattatataaatccacatatataatattgttattgtattatattattttatatagatatagagctccaggagtccgcaaacggcaacaatcccttctcctccatgctatggttcagtctgacatctcattggtcaatgggcagcagctcatttgcattaaagctacagacaccagaaacaaaCTGAAcaactgaaacagaggggaatagtggtaggtgagatttttttttcctaaaagctatttccagcaaacagcttcaaaaacatgttttctagaactcaaatactatgttgtGAAAACGCCAAAATATGACTCCTTTAACAGAGAGGTTATTTTTAAAACACTCCCTTTGCAGAGAGATGCTTATTTCTATTaatcttaaaggggacatattatgaaaacaacacttttcctgggatttggggatgttgttttgggtctctggtgctcccacacgcatgcaaactttgaaaaaacTTTTTGAcgttttgagtgagatatgcatttcggaaagtaccccgcctacagttaccaaacgagcgagcaTAGCGAGCATAACTAAGATTTTGTGGAACAGCGGAAACTCTGGCGGTAGTCCGGCAGCTCcagcggggggagctcggcggaaGTTAGGCAGCTCAGGCAGGGGGAGCTTGGCGGCAGTCCGGGTGTacaaatccctttctcctccatgtcgcggttcaatatggacttcagagagtcaaggcccaAGTTACTTTCCCCCAGTTATTTCCAACCATGGCCGAAATAACcaccactacgagtctttacttgttgtggaagtaccagagacgtcagacgaaGTCTtgatgattcataatatcatcagTAGGGATGTGATGCCATGTGCAAAATAGAGCACTTTATGGCAACTAGACATTGAGGGGTTGTATGGGTTAGGAGTGATGGATTTTGTCAACCATTTTTGTCATATCAACGTGAATATGGATTTGAATTTACTTTGAACATTTGCTAGACAGGATCTATATAACTATAGTTCTATGATTGAAAATCAGCAGTGGGGTTTTCACACCTATAGTTCATCACTCTTGAGCACCTATCTACCTAGTCAAGAAAACTTCCTACATCCTACAAATGCTTGATGTAATTTCATAAAACCAGAGATGGTATATCTTATACCTAGAAATATaggtatttttgtatttatatttccaATGTTGTACCATTCATTCAGTTAGAACTACCAAAACTCAAATAACAACCAAATTTCTCTTGACCATTGTTGAAAGTAAAGACTGGAAGGCATGCATATATGTTCTGAGTGAGACATgtttacaatctgaatatatTGTATTACATGTATATCCGGAATATACCATTCCCATTGGCCCATAGGCCTCCTGCTCTACAACCTTTGTGTGATTTTCTTATCAACTCAGTTGAAAAAAAATCACTAACATATCAAAGTAAGACCCATACAcagaataatataaaataaatacactgTAAATAGTCCACATGTTAACTCATACATGAGTTTCGAGAGTTGAATATCCGTTTTGCGAAGGTTCTAACAAACACCAGTGAATCAATCATCAGGTATGTTCAATtaggtgtaggcctactaacaGCTCATTCAA
Encoded proteins:
- the LOC115533988 gene encoding serotriflin; translated protein: MKIYTFAFLCACGLLALQVPSTTAVAATTAEQEEIVEKHNALRRGVQPTASNMLKMTWSSEAAANAQQWADTCSMKHSTAAFRRISTGDCGENLATASYKNSWTNSIQAWYNEVQDWKYGVGSYNGRPVGHYTQVVWYRSNVIGCGMAYCPNSETYYKYFFVCQYCPAGNYGFAVPYNSGPTCGDCPNDCDDKLCTNPCPHTDQYSNCAYLAQQWGCGHTQVASSCPATCKCANLIK